TAACATTTCTTCTGATGGCTTCAAGAATCGAAGATCTCACCAAAATCGATGCATCCAAAGAGACCTGGACAATTGTTGCGAAAGTCAATCGTTTATGGCTaagtccgagcttatatggctCAAAGCTACCCTTTTCAATGGACATGATTCTTATTGATGACAAGGTATAACACTTTTTTTTAATCACTCGGTTTTAATGTAATTTTTGGAATGCATTCATAAATCGCTTAgtttatttactttttaaatGTTGGTATAAGGAAAAAGTTTCatctaattatattttcataattttaaaaatacttagattaaatatatatatgaagtttttgtcaaatttcgcaagttgtgtgatactcattgtgattgattttgtttggttgaatgctcatttttttttcatattttaattcATTAATACATGTCTAAATAATGAGATCCATATTCACCGTGCAACGCAtggggtaaaaacgctagtaaTTGATGATAACATAAATGGGCATTCTCAGTGGCAGCTTCTTGCCCTGCATACATGAACATCTTTTATTTAAGACAGCATTCATAGgttgttctttcttcttgccAAAGATTACATGACCATTATCACCTTCATACAGAATTGTGACAAACAAGGTAATACGATATGAAAACACATGTTTaaactatattaaaatattaaaccaTCAGCAAGGAACAAACATCAGTATTTGCAAATACCACATACTGCAGTAGAATCTAGCAATAGGTACAATGGCTAATGATCAAGATCCTTGTGAAAATTCTTACTAATGTTCATAATAGAGGTACAATGGCTAATGATCAACAGAGAAGTTTATTGttgagaagaaaagaaacaatACATATATAATGTTCCTAATAGAATGTCATAACTTTTCTGTCTAGAGGGATGACACTCCTTCTGCACACAGCTGAGGGATGAGACAGAACAGGAAGACCCCATTGAGCAGTGAGAACAATATTGTTTTCCATGTTCATGAACCGGTCCACAAATTCAGTGCAAATTCTTACGATTCTTCTTGACAATAGAATCCCAAAGGAAAGCTTCCTAGACCTTGATAACCGAAGGCCACGTAGTCTCCCATTCACAGATTTCACCCAGCAACGTTTTCCCACCCTCATCATCCTCTGACTTGGACTTCTTAGCTTTTCATAGCCATATCTCATTCGCTTGGTCGCCAAATACTGCATCCCCATATGCAACATTAAGGCAAAAAATGCAAACACTTGCTTCTCTAGCTTGTTGGATTATGCAAGACAGTAGCGCATGAAAGATATATATAAAGAAAGAGTGCTTCAAGATAAGACTTAAGAGGTAGCTAGCTCCTTCAAACACAAACAGAGAAAGGGTGATTGGTGTCTGGTGATGGCCTGAGCTAGCTACATAGATGCCTCTTATATAATAAGAATTAagatcttttatattcaaattATGTCTCAATTTCCTGCTTTACTAATAAAATTTTGTCAGATCAGATAAAAACCACTCATATGTAAGTTTTATAATCATCATATCTATGTCTTTCATTACTAATTTCTAtaaatttacaattttattgCCATATTGGTATGACATAGAACAAGACAACATTTGGGGAAAAAAATCTATATTTGAATAACACATGGATACCATCACACTTTCATGCACTTATTCTACCTTGAGGAAGATAGAGACAAGATTACTTCATTTTAAAACAGGGTAACACATGGGTGAGAATCACCCACGTTTGCCATTTCAGAGTCTATAGCAGTCCAAATTAGTTGGTGGTTAAAAGGAATATTTTGATGCATGTGCAATGATTGATGTCTCGGTTAAAAGCATAAGCTAAAGCCAATCATTTGCTTAACTATGGAATGTATGTGGCTGTGATATTCAGTTGCAAGGGAATATCTAATTGTTTCTTTGTTTGTTAGATTAAAAGTGTCACAAAAATCTATCCTAGCTATCAATCTGTTCGCCTAATTTGTCTTATCTATAAACACTACAAAGGGAGAAGCTTAAGCTTACTGTTCACTTTGAGTGTTTGTTTCGGTGTATGCTGGTCCATGACAAGGGGGTATGTTGTGTCCTTTTGTGGAATTTTTTAAGGGAAATATCAATGTGCTTTGACTTTTTGTAATAGATGTCGGTTCAAAAAATACTTTATAGGACCCAGAACTGAGTTGTTCAAGAACTATGGAAGGAAAATCTTTTTTCTACGCAAGAAATTGTCAGAGTGCAAATTGGATGATAAAATCTATTAAAAATCAGTGTATctgaatatataatatatatatatatatatttagttacttaaattatttaaatagacGTATGATtagtaaatttaaaaataattatttctatgtatttgaaaaaaaatgtaatagaaaataattaattaaaaaaggtcaaactagaaataaataatatgcGGAGATATTATTGCAGTAGGTTGGGCAGATTAGGtttgaatggtttattttgtaaCATGTATTGCTTATCTCTCGCAACTGTGTTCGACGGCTCCAACTCGCTAAGGTCATGAAGATTGATTAACGTTTAGAATTATGGATGATTTAAATGTTTGAATCGTTTTATTGGTTGATTGAGGGTATTGATTTGAGGTTCCTTCTTTAATTTGTGTTATTTGGGTTGAATTTGTCGATAGATTGGTTTTGAAGATTATGTTAGTTTTAATGAAATTTTGTTGGTATAAAAGagtaaatcaattttttatgttgGGTGTGATGTCAGAGTCAGAGGCTGAATTGCTTTTTCTGCTTGAACGGTGTTTGAGAATGCTTTTAGGTTCTTTTGATTTGTAGCTTCAGTTTTGGTGCGTATCTGATGCAgtgaaatttaaagattttatgtttatgtgtgtgtgttttactttattggaatatcatgtaCTTTGAAAAACTTTTGGTGCGTAGGATTTTTTTACTGGTACAGACTGTTTTGATGCCTATATAAGCTTCTTGAATTGTCATTGTGTATGTTGACAAGTACAAATACATTAAGAAGAATTTCTTCCCAAGTTTTTGATATGTCTTCTGCTTCTTCATTTGATTCTGTGTTGTCTCTTTGTCCTCCAAACCATAATTGGAGAATCAAAGTTAGGGTGGTTCGTATGTGGATTGCTGATTCTTATGTTGGAGACAAACAACCTGTGGCAAGGGAGCTCATATTGGTGGATGAATGTGTGAGTATAAATTGAATTAAAGCTGTGTTATTTTGTTTGGGTGTGAAAAATATTTGATGGGGTTTTGTGTTTGTCTTTGCAGGGTGGAAAGATTCAAGCTACCATAAGGAAGTTGTTGTTTAGGAAGTGGGCTGAGTTAGTAGTTGAAGGAAATGTGTATGTGATCACTTTCTTTCATATGATTCCAAATGTTGGTTCTTATCGCCCCACTGAACATGGTTTTAGGATTTTATTTAATTGCAAGACCAATATGACTCCTTGTGAAAGTAGTATCATACCAAGGTGGGGTTTCTCATTTAAGGATAGTGAGAAATTGAATGGGAATGGTGTGCAGCCAGAGTATTTAGTaggtaaacatttttttttatgtcgAATATGTGATTGTTTGTCTAATGTTTCAACAAATGATGTAAATCTTTTTGTGTAGATGTTCTCGGATTGGTCACTTCAGTCTCTGATCTGAGGACCTATGTAAAAGAAGGAATTTCCACTAGGATGATGTTGCTAGAGATCAGTGATGAGAAGTATGTGAATGTTGTTCAAATTTGATGGTTTTATGTAGCAATTTAGATAAATTGATGAGCTAACAATTTTGTGTGATTTAAATAGGGGAAAAGTTGATTGTGCTGTCTTTGGGGAATATGCTGATTCTGTTTCTGAATACTTTTCTGCCAATAGAAATGAAAAACCTATTGTTGTTTTTCAGCTTGCTAAGTTGAAAACCTTTCGAGGTTTGAATTACAATTACACGAGTTAttacattttactttttatctGTTTTGTTGTAGTTTCAATTTGTCAATTATTTCTTCCTATGTTGTGTTAAGTTGTAACTTTGTTTTTTAGGCAAAAGTGTTGTGCAAAATGTCATGAAAGCTTCTAGGATTATCTTTAATCCTGCTATTGCTGAAGCCATCTCATTCATGGATAGGTATGCAaactgtattttttttttatattacttTGGTTCATGATAGTATGTGTAATGAATTGTTTTCTCTTCAAGGATTGCTATAATTGATTTCAAAATCAATGAACCTGTTGGGCTCATCTACACTCCTAAGCCTGCTGTCCCTGTGTTTGAAGATTTTGTCAGCAACAATCCGAAGAAGACAATTGCTGAGTTGAATGAAAGTATTGAGGTATTTATTGTGTGTCATTGGTGTTTGCAGAATGTTTTATAATCTGTTATTGGGTTAGGGATTTGTGTTGTTTTTGATAGTCCATTTTCTGTAGGATGGAATTTCCATTGTGCTAGGAAAGGTTGTTAGTTTATTGCAAGATGACCAATGGTGGTACTTTGCTTGCAAGTGCCACAAAGGGGTTGCTTATGATGATGGCTTATACTATTGTGGTGCATGTATGAAACATGTTATTGATGTTATCCCAAGGTTTGGTTTTCAATAAGATATATTGCATCTTTTACTGTTTGTAGTCAaggttttaatatatttttatgtgGTTGTTTTAGGTATAAGATCAAGATTGAAGTTAGTGATGGTACTGGTTCTGCAAGCTTTGTTTTGTTTGACTTTGATGCTCAGCATCTCTTAATGAAGTCATGCAAGGAGCTGTTGGCATATGTGAAGGTATTATATCATTGGTTTAGTGTTGGTAGTATGTGGCTACATTTTCAGGGTGTTGGTTATCATGTGTATGACAAGAATGCTATTGAAGTTTTACTGGTCATTAATTGAATATTTTATTGCTATTGATAATAGGATCCAAAGTCTGCGGAGTTTCCTTCAATGATAGAAGATATATTGGTTGGTAGAGAAATGCTGTTTAAAGTTGAGAAGAAGTCAAACACTGTTTTTCAATATGATGATTCTTATCGCATTAAGAGGGTTTGTGATGAAGCTGCTGTGATGGAGGCCTACAAATCAGATGCTAATGCTGTGGTGCCTAATGTGGTATATTgttagttgttttgtttctatctgcaataagtttaatttttatataatggatgaaattaagaaaattgCAATGTGATGGGTTTAATTGGTTGTAGGTTGAATGTTTTAATGCTGCCCCTGTGGTGAATCTATCTGAGGAAAAGGATTTGTCCCAGTGTCCTGTTCAGTCATCTGAAATTTCGACACCGGAGGTTTTGACTCCTTCACTTGCTGCAGGTCCATCTTATGTTGGATGCTCTGGGAATTTGTTCAAGAGGAAGGTTGGGGATGATGTGGCCAAAGTTTGTGAACTTTCCAAACTTAAGTTGAAGCAAGTTAAAATGGAGAAAGAGTAGTGAATTGTGATCAAGATACACCACTGGCATATTGTGTTAGACTTTAAGTAATCATGTATTTATGGAGTCTTTTAAGAATTGAATAAGTGGTGGTATTTGAGTTGTTGGTCTGTTGTTGTAAATGTTGAAACACCTTAGGTGTTTTGATGTAGTTTGTTGTCGTTGGATTGATGTGTTTTCTACAGTTTGAACTATGTGATTATTATTATGTTGATTGTAAACAATGTTATGTTATCTTCAATATTAAGTGGTGTATTATTTGTGGAGaaatattgttattttttatatggATTTATCATCAGTGAGTTATGGTTATATGTGTTGTGCAGTGAGGTACTTTGTTAGGCAATTATCAGGTTGGGCTCCTTTAATgaattattttatatgtttaatatttattgtttAACTACTATGTTAAATACTTATAACAACAGGTTGTGTTTGGTTGAGTTATTAAAACTATTTGTTAAACACTTAAAATTAGAGTGTGATTAGTTTGTGTTTTCAGGGGTAAAAGTTGTTTGGTAAccgaaggtttttttttttctggttttcttTAAATCCAATAGAGGTAAATGTTATGAAAGACTCTCTATATCCTGATGCATTTGTTGGATTTTATATTAGAAATGTGAGATTATAAAACATTGTATTGGAAATTCTGATATGTATGCCAGTATTTGTATTTAAAGTCAAATCGGATTTGTTGTTTATTTAAAGAATTTAAGGATTAAGAACTTAGATCTTAATTATGTAGTGGTTTTCACAATATGagtatacatatatatattagttGAATAAGAGTTAAATTTTTATGTTTGTAGTGTTTATGTTTTGGTATTATATCATATAATTGAATTATGatattttttgtgaaattttgtTGATACTATTAGGTTAAAAAATACTAATTtctgtgaaataaaaaaaattagttattcAGTCTAGAAGTGTAAAAATTATATGGTAActatattgttatttttttttttttataaaagtcAGCGAAGATGCTGTTGAATTATTTTGTAATTTATAGGAATATCATAACAAACTTTAAAAGGTTAGAGTGGTTAAGATTTGAAGGAAATCATTCAGGAGGAAATTTCAAATTTCGTGGGgaaatattttttaagttttataatgttgattttttttaactttttatgttgaagttagtttaaattttttaagtggaagttaatatatattatttaaactGTGCTGCTTAGAAATTAATTGGATGGTttagtatttaaaaaaataaatgataaaaaataaaaaatcaaatcacGCGTTTAGGTATTTGGGTGTTGTTGGGGAAACCTTTGTTTTCACTCTGTTTGTGTTGAAGGGTAAGATTTTATCGTGTTGCTTATTGTTTGGAATTTGTTGAGTGGATTCAAGTCTTTTCTTGCTATGATGAAGAAATTCGATGGGGTTCAATGTGGATTGCAATAGAAAGGTTATTCTGGTATTAGAAACGTTGGACTTGTGGAATGTTTCGAATTGGAAAGCTACAGGTAAGGGTTTTAATCCTTTTTAAGTAGAGACTGGGTGGATGTTTTTGTATAATGTTGTATTTGATTGAGGTTATTTTTTAGTTTGTACTTTATATTGATAAGGTTTTGTTCAGTTTCTAAGAAAACTGTAGCTGTCTTCCAAATTTGAGTTATGCCAAAAATTACCCTTTTGTTATtgcataaaataaaattagccTTTTGTGAAGTGGATGTGCAATGTTTATAAAAGTATGGAGGTACTTTAAGAGATCAGGCAAAGTATATATGATAAGTTTCCTGTTTTGTAAAAGTGAATCAGTACCTTTGTAGAAGTTATAAGACCACAGTTTGCTATTTTTTGAAACCACTAATGAGTCAGAGTTTTGTGAGCTATAAAAGGTTCATTTTGAGGACTTATTGGTTTTTAATTGCTCTACTCTTAACTAAATGGATAGAATTTCTGATATCTGCCCTCCAAGTGTTAGATGGTGTATCAGAGTGAGAGTGATGCGTAGATGGACTCTACCAGTTATCCAGATGAAACAAGAAGTTTGTTCATTGCATATGGTATTCATGGATCAACAAGTAAGAATTTCGACATTAGAATTATGATCAACATGTATATGTATAATTTGTGTAATGTGGTGATATTTATGTATATACTTTGAAAAATTCTTAGAGTGTGTAACATGATTTTTTGTATTTATGCAGGGTAGCAAAATTGAAGTCTCATTGAGTAAGGCTATGTATCGCAAATGGGCTGAAAAATTTGTTGAGGGGAATGTATATGAGATATGCTTTTTTAATGTTCTTCCTGTGAAGGGTTGTTATCGTGCTACTAACCATCCTTATAGGATTCTTTTTAGCAAGAAAACCTCTGTTGTTCAATGTGAGTGTGATTTTATTCCAAAGTTGGGGCTATGTTTGAAATCATCTGAACAAGTTACTGCCTTGAATTGTGATCCTGATTTCTTAATTggtaattatatttttttggtcttttttcattttcttaaaaGCATGGACCTATGGGGTGGTATTTCAATCTTAATATGTTTGCCTAATTATATTAGTTTACTGTTTCATCTTTGATGTTTTTTCCTACAGATATGGTTGGATTATTAACCGCGGTGTCTCCTGTTAGGGTGTGTCATCAAAGAGGGGTGTCTGTGGAGATGATGATAGTGGAATTGCTGGATATGAGGTAATTGGTTTTGTCATGAgcttcagtttttagttttatttgtTTATGTTGCTTTCAGTTTCAAGAAATTTTTGATGTCATTTGAGTTTATGTTTTCATGCAGAGGTAAACTTCCATTTGTTTTGCTTGGGGATTCTGTTCAGTGTGTTTTGGAA
This is a stretch of genomic DNA from Lotus japonicus ecotype B-129 chromosome 1, LjGifu_v1.2. It encodes these proteins:
- the LOC130732715 gene encoding replication protein A 70 kDa DNA-binding subunit C-like, with translation MLTSTNTLRRISSQVFDMSSASSFDSVLSLCPPNHNWRIKVRVVRMWIADSYVGDKQPVARELILVDECGGKIQATIRKLLFRKWAELVVEGNVYVITFFHMIPNVGSYRPTEHGFRILFNCKTNMTPCESSIIPRWGFSFKDSEKLNGNGVQPEYLVDVLGLVTSVSDLRTYVKEGISTRMMLLEISDEKGKVDCAVFGEYADSVSEYFSANRNEKPIVVFQLAKLKTFRGKSVVQNVMKASRIIFNPAIAEAISFMDRIAIIDFKINEPVGLIYTPKPAVPVFEDFVSNNPKKTIAELNESIEDGISIVLGKVVSLLQDDQWWYFACKCHKGVAYDDGLYYCGACMKHVIDVIPRYKIKIEVSDGTGSASFVLFDFDAQHLLMKSCKELLAYVKDPKSAEFPSMIEDILVGREMLFKVEKKSNTVFQYDDSYRIKRVCDEAAVMEAYKSDANAVVPNVVECFNAAPVVNLSEEKDLSQCPVQSSEISTPEVLTPSLAAGPSYVGCSGNLFKRKVGDDVAKVCELSKLKLKQVKMEKE